From a single Sphingobium sp. genomic region:
- a CDS encoding DUF1465 family protein: protein MTPKLIDGLYTEAMLLADEARSYFDSDHARAITPADVAVAFSCESLKVTTRLMHVIAWLLNQKAISAGEIHPTDVLRGLDELGYAPATDGWMVDRMPEVARSLILASEDLYYRVQRISSHVGSDATEPPAPHRMIEQLRQAF, encoded by the coding sequence ATGACGCCAAAGCTTATTGATGGCCTTTACACAGAAGCGATGCTTCTGGCCGACGAGGCGCGGTCATATTTTGATAGCGATCATGCACGCGCAATCACCCCTGCTGACGTGGCGGTCGCATTTTCATGTGAGTCCCTGAAAGTAACGACGCGGCTGATGCACGTCATTGCCTGGCTGCTGAATCAGAAGGCGATTAGTGCCGGCGAAATCCATCCGACGGATGTTCTGCGCGGGCTCGACGAGCTTGGCTATGCGCCGGCGACCGACGGCTGGATGGTTGACCGGATGCCGGAGGTTGCCCGCTCGCTGATCTTGGCCAGCGAAGACCTTTATTATCGCGTTCAACGGATCAGTTCGCATGTCGGCAGCGATGCCACAGAGCCGCCCGCGCCGCATCGGATGATCGAACAGCTACGCCAAGCTTTCTGA
- a CDS encoding DUF465 domain-containing protein, producing MNDEGIRQHIETLKIEHRDLDDAIMALQANPVADQLQIARLKRRKLALKDRIIALEDQLIPDIIA from the coding sequence ATGAACGACGAGGGCATCAGGCAGCATATTGAAACGTTGAAAATCGAACATCGCGACCTCGACGATGCGATCATGGCGCTTCAGGCAAATCCGGTTGCTGATCAGTTGCAGATTGCCCGGCTGAAACGCCGCAAGCTGGCCTTGAAAGACCGGATCATTGCGTTGGAAGACCAGTTAATCCCTGATATCATCGCCTAA
- a CDS encoding YdcH family protein, with translation MSNNHLSALRSKHADLEAQIEIEETRPYPDEDLIHRLKKQKLALKDTIAQELAEA, from the coding sequence GTGAGCAATAATCATTTGTCGGCCCTGCGCTCGAAGCATGCAGACTTGGAAGCGCAGATAGAAATCGAAGAAACCCGGCCCTATCCCGACGAAGATCTCATCCACCGGCTTAAAAAACAGAAACTGGCGCTGAAAGACACGATCGCGCAGGAATTGGCAGAAGCCTGA